From the Cryptomeria japonica chromosome 2, Sugi_1.0, whole genome shotgun sequence genome, one window contains:
- the LOC131051273 gene encoding low affinity inorganic phosphate transporter 1 — protein sequence MAKTQLEVLNALDVAKTQWYHFTAIIIAGMGFFTDAYDLFCISTVTRLLGRIYYYQEGNSKPGSLPPNVSAAVNGVALCGTLAGQLFFGWLGDKMGRKKVYGMTLMLMVICSIASGLSFGHTAKSVMTTLCFFRFWLGFGIGGDYPLSATIMSEYANKKTRGAFIAAVFAMQGFGILAGGAVSIIVSVGFKKHFRAPNYETDPKGSTVSEADFVWRLILMFGAMPAAMTYYWRMKMPETARYTALVEKNAKQAAADMSRVMQVDIEEDTSKIDEIASSGPSFGLFSSQFLKRHGLHLLGTTTTWFLLDIAYYSQNLFQKDIFTAVGWIPAGRKMNAIEEVYRIAKAQTIIALCSTVPGYWFTVFFIDRIGRFTIQLMGFFFMTVFMFALAIPYNHWRGIKCGDSFCDGNHIAFVVLYSFTFFFANFGPNSTTFIVPAEVFPARLRSTCHGISAAAGKAGAIVGAFGFLYAAQSTHKSEVDTGYHKGIGVKNSLIVLGVTNALGFLFTFLVPETNGKSLEELSGENEEEEEAAAGLPRSVSIIRTAPA from the coding sequence ATGGCGAAGACGCAGCTAGAAGTGTTGAATGCTTTGGATGTTGCGAAAACGCAATGGTACCATTTCACGGCAATCATTATCGCAGGCATGGGCTTCTTCACTGATGCTTATGACCTCTTCTGCATTTCCACCGTAACGAGGCTCCTGGGAAGAATATATTACTACCAGGAGGGCAATTCAAAGCCCGGATCTTTGCCTCCAAACGTCTCGGCCGCCGTTAATGGTGTCGCTTTGTGCGGAACCCTAGCCGGACAGCTCTTCTTCGGCTGGCTGGGGGACAAAATGGGACGGAAAAAAGTATACGGAATGACTCTCATGTTAATGGTGATCTGTTCCATAGCTTCAGGCCTTTCCTTCGGCCACACGGCCAAATCTGTAATGACAACGCTCTGTTTCTTCAGATTCTGGCTCGGTTTCGGCATTGGCGGAGATTATCCTCTGTCCGCCACAATTATGTCCGAGTACGCCAACAAGAAAACCAGAGGCGCATTTATTGCCGCCGTTTTCGCGATGCAAGGGTTTGGAATCCTCGCAGGCGGTGCCGTTTCCATTATTGTGTCGGTAGGGTTTAAAAAGCATTTTAGGGCTCCAAATTATGAAACCGATCCCAAAGGTTCTACTGTGAGTGAGGCAGATTTCGTGTGGAGATTAATCCTCATGTTCGGAGCCATGCCCGCTGCAATGACTTACTACTGGCGCATGAAAATGCCTGAAACTGCCCGTTACACGGCTCTGGTAGAAAAAAACGCAAAGCAAGCCGCGGCAGACATGTCTAGGGTTATGCAGGTCGATATTGAAGAAGATACCTCAAAGATCGATGAAATTGCCTCCAGCGGACCGAGCTTTGGTTTATTTTCATCACAGTTCCTGAAACGGCATGGATTGCATCTGCTCGGCACCACGACTACCTGGTTTCTTCTGGACATTGCCTATTACAGCCAAAATCTGTTTCAAAAGGACATCTTTACGGCCGTCGGGTGGATTCCCGCCGGAAGAAAAATGAACGCCATTGAAGAAGTTTATCGCATTGCAAAGGCGCAGACGATCATTGCTCTGTGCTCCACTGTTCCGGGCTACTGGTTCACCGTCTTCTTTATTGACCGGATCGGCCGGTTCACCATTCAGCTGATGGGATTCTTCTTCATGACGGTTTTCATGTTCGCTCTGGCCATTCCGTACAACCATTGGCGAGGGATCAAATGCGGCGATTCGTTCTGCGACGGCAATCACATTGCATTTGTTGTTCtttactccttcaccttcttctttgCTAATTTCGGTCCAAACAGCACAACTTTCATTGTACCTGCGGAGGTTTTTCCGGCGAGGCTCCGTTCGACTTGCCATGGCATTTCGGCTGCAGCGGGAAAGGCGGGAGCCATTGTTGGAGCTTTCGGATTTCTGTATGCTGCTCAGAGCACCCACAAATCCGAAGTTGACACGGGATACCACAAGGGAATTGGTGTCAAGAATTCTCTGATTGTTCTGGGAGTGACCAATGCTTTAGGGTTTCTTTTCACTTTTCTAGTGCCTGAAACCAACGGTAAATCGTTGGAAGAGCTCTCCGgcgaaaatgaagaagaagaagaagcagcagCTGGGCTTCCCCGATCTGTTTCAATTATTAGAACTGCACCAGCTTAG
- the LOC131051838 gene encoding flavone 3'-O-methyltransferase 1 encodes MEAELKLYDIIFSFAQPMALKAAVLLNIPGILANSEEPLSVPEIASLISSSTGKTPNSDYLARIIRFLSSHGVFDQTVVMSNSGEDVKKAYKYGSTSISKLLVEEKGGKSKSSAALLLMETNRDFMEAWHHLYDCTLMGGSPFERGHGMNIWDYANLNPHFSSLINDAMASNSAVVMDALFQTYEGFEGVTSLVDVAGGVGSAASMIVHKYPNIRAINFDLPHVIASAPRDIPGVDHVAGDMFESVPSADVVLLKWVLHDWDDEEFIRLLKNCYKAIPEKGKVIIIDAVVEENGSLKKQGLAFDMFMMAHTHGGKERTEEEYKILFQAAGFRHYNIIKLPFVQAIVELVKS; translated from the exons ATGGAAGCTGAGCTCAAGCTTTACGACATCATATTTTCATTTGCCCAGCCCATGGCCCTCAAGGCCGCCGTGTTACTCAACATTCCGGGCATCCTCGCCAATTCCGAGGAGCCTCTCTCGGTGCCTGAAATCGCCTCCCTCATTTCTTCCTCCACCGGAAAAACTCCCAACTCAGACTACCTCGCCAGAATTATCAGATTCCTCTCCTCTCACGGAGTTTTCGACCAGACAGTGGTCATGAGCAACAGCGGAGAAGATGTGAAAAAAGCATACAAATACGGATCGACGAGCATCTCAAAATTACTGGTGGAGGAGAAAGGGGGGAAATCGAAATCCTCAGCGGCTCTTCTGTTGATGGAAACGAACCGGGATTTCATGGAAGCGTGGCATCACTTGTACGACTGCACACTCATGGGTGGGTCTCCGTTTGAGAGGGGTCATGGAATGAACATCTGGGATTATGCCAATCTCAATCCCCATTTCAGTAGCCTCATCAATGACGCCATGGCCAGCAACTCTGCAGTGGTAATGGATGCGCTCTTCCAAACTTACGAGGGCTTTGAGGGCGTCACATCACTGGTGGATGTGGCGGGGGGCGTGGGTTCAGCTGCTTCCATGATCGTGCACAAATACCCAAACATTCGTGCCATTAATTTTGATTTGCCCCATGTCATTGCCTCTGCTCCCAGAGACATTCCTG GGGTTGATCATGTTGCTGGAGACATGTTTGAGAGTGTGCCATCTGCTGATGTAGTTCTTTTGAAG TGGGTTTTACATGATTGGGATGATGAAGAGTTCATTCGATTGTTGAAGAATTGTTACAAGGCGATTCCAGAGAAGGGGAAGGTAATAATTATAGATGCAGTTGTGGAAGAAAATGGATCTTTGAAGAAGCAAGGGTTGGCTTTTGATATGTTCATGATGGCGCATACTCATGGGGGAAAGGAAAGAACTGAAGAAGAGTATAAAATTTTATTTCAAGCTGCTGGATTCAGACATTATAATATCATTAAATTACCATTTGTCCAAGCAATTGTAGAGTTGGTTAAGTCTTAA